The bacterium genome includes the window CCGATCTCTCCTTCCGGGAGGTCGCGGTCATGGCGCCCTTGATCGTCCTGATCTTCTGGATCGGCGTGGGTCCCGGATTCTTGACCAGTAAGATGGAAAAATCCGTCACGAAGTTCATTGAGAGAACACAATGGCAACTGTCGATTGGTCAACGCTGACGGCCCTCGCGACCCCGGTCCTAATTCTCCTGGGCGCGGGCCTCTTGATTCTCCTTCTCGCTCCGCTCGCGAGAAAGGTCTTTTCCGTCCTCATATTGATCTTGAGCGCGCTCGCGATCGTTTCCGCGCTGCTGGCCTCCTGGGGCGGATGGCTCTCGGGCGCACCCCTGTCCCTGGGTCTCCTTCTCTTCGACCGGATGGCCTACGCCTTCGATTTCGTCCTGCTCCTGGCGGCGCTCCTGACGATTTTCCTCTCCAAGGACTACCTGCCCGAGGAGAACATCCGGGACGGCGAGTACTACGCCCTCGTCCTCTTCGCCACCGCCGGAGGCATGATCATCGCGCACGCGGCGGACCTGATCGTCCTCTTTTTGGGCCTCGAGATCGCCTCGCTTTCGGCCTACGTCCTCTGCGGCATGAAACGGAACGTGGTCAAGTCGTACGAGGCGTCCCTCAAGTATTTCATCATGGGCTCGATCGCTTCGGGATTCCTGGTATACGGCATCGCGATGGCCTACGGGGCCGCGGGGTCGACGTCCTTTGCGAAACTCCAACAGCTTTCGATCCCGCCGGCCGAGCCGGTCTTGGTCATGCTGGCCGTGGCGCTGATCCTCGTGGGCGTGGGCTTCAAGATCGCGGCGGTTCCTTTCCACCTCTGGTCGCCGGACGTCTATGAAGGCGCGCCGACGTCCGTCACCGCCTTCATGGCGACCGCGATCAAGACGGCGGGGTTCGCGGCGCTGATCCGCATCGCCCTTTCGGTCGGGCACATTCCCCAGATCCCTTGGACTCCGATCCTCTGGACGCTCTCCGCCCTGACGATGACGGTCGGCAACCTGGTGGCCATCCGCCAGCACAACATCAAACGGATGCTCGCCTACTCGTCGATCGCGCACGCCGGCTACGTCCTCGTGGGCGTCACGGCCGCACTTCAAAAAAACGTCCTCGCGGAATCGACGATCGCCTCGGTCCTCTTCTACCTCTTCGCCTACTCCCTCATGACGATCGGGGCCTTCGCGGTGGTCATCGCCATCGGCCGCCGGGGCGATCAGGCCGAGGAGTTGACCGACTACGCCGGACTTTCCGAAAGGCATCCGTTCCTGGCAGGCGCCATGGCCCTGTTTCTCTTCTCGCTCACCGGCATGCCGCCGACGATCGGCTTCGTGGGCAAGTTCTACCTGTTCTCCGGCGCGATCGAAGCGGGGCTCTATGGACTGGTCGTCGTGGGGGTGTTGAACAGCGCGGTTTCCGCCTATTACTACCTGGGACCGATCGTGAAGATGTACTTCCAAAAGCAGAAGGACTACGCCCTCCCGCCGCTTTCCTATACCCTGCTGGGGACGATCTTTCTTTGCGTCTTCGTCATCCTCTACCTGGGACTCTTCCCCTCGAACGTCTTCCTCATGGCCCGCGAGTCCGTCCGACAGATCGTGTTTTAAGCCCCTCTCCCATGCCCTCTCCCCCGTCACGGGGGAGAGGGTCAGGGTGAGGGGAATTTAAATTTTCCCCTGCAACAGGATCGCGATGACGAACGCGTAGATGACCAGCGACTCGATCAGGGCGAGCGCGATGATCATCGGCGTCTGGACCTTGCCCGAGGCGCCCGGATTACGGGCGATGCCCTCGAGGGCCGCCGCCGCCGCCCGGCTCTGGCCGAGCGCGCCGCCGAACGCCGCGATGGCGATGGCGATGCCGGCCGAGATCGCGAGCACCGACTTGGGGCTGTCCGTCGAGGCCGCCGCGCCGTGTTCCTGGGCGAAAGCCGCCGCTGTCGCGAACAAGGACGCGAACAGGACTCCGAAGAAAGAAATCAGTTTCTTCATATGTATTTTCCTCCTTTCCTCAAAAGTCCCTCTGCTCGCACTGGTGTCGAGAGATCTCTCCGCCCTGGGCGGAGAGAGAGATCGCCGCATTTATCTAGTGCGCGTGTCCTTCTCTAGCTTCATGGGCTTCATGCTCATGCGCCGTCGCGAGTCCGATGTAGATCGTCGACAGCAGGCTGAACACGAACGCCTGGATAAAGGAGACGAAGAGCCCGAGGGCCATAAAAACGACCGGAATCAAGAGCGGCACGAGATCCGAGAAAATCCCGATCACGAGATGATCTCCCGTGATGTTCCCCAACAGACGGAGCGAAAGCGACACGGGCCGAACCGCGTGACCGATCACCTCGATGACCGCCACGAGCGGCCCCAGCCAAAGAATGGGGCCCATGAAATGCTTGAGATAGGCGCGGAGGCCGTGCGCCTTGATGCCCATGACGTTGTAATAAATGAAAACCGTCAGCGCGATGGAGGCGTTCGTATTGATGTTGTCCGTCGGCGGCGAGACCCCGGGGATCAAGCCCACCGCGTTGCATAAGAATATGTAAATGAAGATGGTGCCGATCAAGGGGAAATACTTCTTGGCGTCCGGACCGACGATCCCTTCCAAGAGCCCCAAGATGTTCTCGACGGCCACCTCAAAAATATTCGTGAGCGTGGTCTTCGGCCCGGGAATGAGCCTTTCCTCCGTCCGGCGCAATTTCCGGCAGACGAGGAGCGTCGCGAAAATGAGAAAGAGGACGATGAGACCTGCCGTCACCGTATGGCCGTATTGATGGGCGAAGTGTTCGTTGGTCAGAAATCCCAGCCAGCTGAAATGATGCTCCATCGTCCCTACCTCTTTAATTTACGGGTTTTCCGGGGAATTTTTGGAAGTCTTGAGGGCGATGACAGCGACTCCCAAAACCAGGCTGACCGTGAACCCCGCAATAAACGGGAGCGGACTAACATAGCCCTTTTTGAGGAGCAAGCCGATTGTGAGGGCCAAGAGCGCGATTTTCACGGCGAAAGAGAGGAAGGTTTTCCAGGGCTTGATCTTCTGGGACTCCACCATCCCGCGCACGATCCGGATGAGAAGCCAGAAATTGACGGCCCCGAAGGCGAGGCCCGCGAGGACCCCTTGCCAGATCCGGGAATCGATCGTCATGCGCCCTTTCCCTTCCTGCCGAATTTTTTTTCTCTGCGCGACTCGTTCCAGGTCGTGATGCGGATGAGGTTGTAGAACCCTCCAACCATGCCGACGACCATCCCCGCGAGCGTGAGCCACGGGCTCAAGCCCCACTTCTTGTCCAGCCACATGCCCAAGAGGAGCCCCCCCACGACCGTGGCCGCGAGCTGGAACCCCACCGCGCCGTAGATGCCCCAGGCGATGAGGAAGGGGTCGCCGTTCTTAGGTTCGGACGATTTCTTCAAAGGCCTCCTCCGCGGCTTTGACGGTCAAACGGAAGTCTTTTTCGGAATGGGCCGCGGAAACGAAGCAGGCCTCGAACTGGGATGGGGCGAGGTAGACCCGTCGTTCCAGCATGGCCCGGAAGAATTTCGCGAAGCGCTCCGCGTCGCAACGCCGGGCGTCGTCCGCGTTTTTGATCCCGCCTTCGGCGAAGAAGACGGTGAACATCGACCCTGCCTGGGCGACGGTCACGGGCACGCCCGCCTTTTTCGCCGCCTCCCTCAAGCCGTTGCAGAGCGCGCCGACTTTTTTCTCCAGCGTCCGGTAGGGCTTCGCCGCCTTGAGGATCTTGAGCGTCTCGAGTCCCGCCGCCATCGCCATCGGGTTCCCCGAGAGCGTCCCGGCCTGGTAAACGGGCCCGGCGGGAGCCACCATGTCCATGACCTCGGCCCGGCCGCCGTAAGCCCCCACGGGCATCCCGCCGCCGATGATCTTTCCCAAGGTCGTCAGGTCCGGCTTCACGCCGTAGACCTCCTGCGCCCCGCCGTAAGCAAGCCGGAACCCCGTCATGACCTCGTCAAAGATCAGCAGCGCCTCCTCGCGGTTGCAAAGCTCCCGAACGTTTTGCAAAAAACCGTCGCGGGGGAGGATCACGCCCATGTTGCCGACGACCGGCTCCAAGATGACCGCGGCGATCTCCCCGGGGCAGGCCTTGAACAGAACTTCCACGCTGTCGAGGTCGTTGAACCTCGCGACCAAGGTCTGCTCCGTGAACTCGCTCGGAACCCCGGCGCTGTCCGGTTGGCCCAGCGTCTGAGCCCCGGAACCCGCCTTGACCAGCAGGTAATCCGCGTGGCCATGGTAGCAACCGTCGAACTTGATGATTTTCTTGCGGCCCGTGAACCCGCGCGCCGCGCGCACGGCCCCCATGACCGCCTCGGTGCCGCTCGAAACGAAGCGCACCTTTTGTATCGAAGGCACGGCTCGGATCACCTCGCCGGCGAGTTGGACCTCCAACTCGCAGGGGGCGCCGAAACTCGTGCCACGCCTCATCGCCTCACCGACGGCCTTCAACACCCGCGGATGCGCGTGTCCCAAAATCATCGGCCCCCACGACCCAACGTAGTCGATGAAAACGTTCGCGTCCGCGTCGACGAGCTTCGAACCCTTCGCGGATCGAATGAAGAGCGGCTCCCCGCCCACGGCCTTGAAGGCGCGGACGGGCGAGTCCACGCCGCCGGGGATCCGGCGGAGCGCTTCGTCAAACAGTCGTTTGGATTTGGTTCTTTTCATGGGTCCGCCGTGGGGATACGGGTAATGCCTCCGATGAGCGGACTCAACGAATTTCTGACGGGCCTGGGACTTTTCACCGTCCTGCTTCTCTTGATCCGCCTCCTCCCGGACTTCGCGCGGAACCTGACGCTCGTGCTGGCGTCCCTGGCGGTGATCGAGATCTACACCACTCCCTTCTTCACCTTCGGCCTGGTCGCCGTGACCGGCCTCGTTTACTACGGTCTCTTCTGGCTCCAGTGGAATCCGCGGAAGGCCATTTTCTGCCGGATCCTCAACGTCGGCCTAGCCGCAGGACTCATCGCGCTTGTCATTTTCATCCCTCGGGAAGGGGCGGCTGCGGTCTTTCTCGGATTCCGTCTCCTGTGGGTCGCGCAGGGAGTCGGGAGCGGACGTCCTCTGCCGTCCGACCCCCTCGAATTCTTCGTTTACGCCTTTTTCTTTCCGACCTTCTTCATCGGGCCTTTGGAGCGCCTGGACGAGTTCCGCAAGAACCTCACGACCGAACACCGGACCGGCCTTTCGTGGAGAGAGACGGGTCTCAGGCTCGGCCGGATCGCCGTCGGGTTGTTGAAGGTCTGGGCGGTCGTGCGTTTTCTCCCGCTGGCGGGTCTGGCCGGCGTTCCGGGCGTCTATCTCGGCCTTTCGGGGCTCTTCGACGTGATCCTGGGATGCGCGGGACTGGCCGGCTACCGGCTCTCGGCGTCTCTCGACGCCTTCCCTCTCGGGACGCTGGCGTCGCGGGCCTTCCTGTTCCATTTCGCGGTCGTCGGCGGGATGGTCCTGCGGCTGAAATCCCTTTAATGCTGACTCAGGAGAGAGCGCACCTCCTGAGCCTTTTCCATGTCGAAATTCATCTCGGCCATGCGCGCGCACTCCTCGGCTTGGCGGAGCTCCTCGTCCAAACCGGCGGCGTCGCCGGCCTGGGCCTTCCGCATCGCGCACCGCATGTGGTGGAGGTAGGCAAGCCGGCTCTGGGCCTGACCCCAGGGGAGGCCCTCGATCTCCTCGACCTCGGTCCCCATGCCTCGCAGAAAACGGCGGGCCTGGTCGTCCCCCAAATAGTATTCGTGACGCGCCCCGTCCTCATCGCGGACAATAATGAGGTCCGTAGGCCCGATGACTCCGTCGCCGCGGTCACGAATGCCGACAAAATCGTAGTGAAGCCCGTTCTCCCTCCGGTTCATAAGGAACCCCCTGTTTTCATTTGTACTTTTTGGGATGGCTGAAGATGCAGGAAAAGAAATTGGATGGTCACGATCCGCATGCAGTCCAAATATACGCCCTCGACGTACCCTTTCCAAGCCCCGGTGCGAAATTTTGAAAGAAAATCCCTTGCCCCCCTTTTGCCGGCAAGGGTAGTCTCGCGCCCCACTATATATGTCGGTTCCCGTTTCCCAGGCCCTGCGCGTGATGAGCTACGTCCTCTCCCAAAAAATCCGGGGGAGGAAGCGCTATCCCTTGGTCCTCATGCTCGAACCCCTCTTCCGCTGCAATCTCGAATGCGCCGGCTGCGGCAAGATCCAGTTTCCGGAAGAAATCCTGAACAAGCGCCTGACCCCCGAGCAGTGCTTCCGGGCCGTGGAGGAGTGCGGGGCCCCCATGGTGAGCATCCCGGGCGGTGAGCCCCTCATTCATCCTGAGATACAGGAGATCGTCGAGGGACTGGTGGCCCGCAAGCGCTATGTGTACCTCTGCACCAACGCCATCATGCTTGAACGGAAGATCCACCTCTTCAAACCCTCGAAATATCTCACGTTCAGCATCCATCTGGACGGTCTTAAGGAAGAACACGACCACGCGGTCTGCCGCGAAGGCATCTTTGACGTGGCGGTCAAGGCGATCCAGGACGCCAAGGCCAGGGGGTTCCGTGTCACGACGAACACAACCCTCTTCGACGGGGCCAATCCCGACCGGGTACGGCAGTTTTTCGACCTCGCCACCGAGCTCGGGGTCGAAGGCATGATGGTCTCCCCCGGCTACAGCTACGAAAAGGCCCCGGACCAGGAGCACTTCCTCAAGAGGAACCGGGCCCATGAGCTCTTTTCGAAGATTTTCGGGAATCCGAAAAAAAGCTGGAAGTTCAATCAATCACCGCTCTTTCTGCGCTTCCTGCAGGGCCAGGAGAACTATCAGTGCACGCCGTGGGGGAGTCCCGCCTACAACGTCTTCGGATGGCAGAAACCGTGCTACCTCCTGGGCGAGGGTTACGCCTCCTCTTTTAAGGAGATGATGGAAACGACGGAATGGGACCGGTACGGGACCGGCCGGAACGAAAAATGCGCCGACTGCATGGTCCATTGCGGCTACGAACCCTCGGCCGTCGACGACACCTTCAGCTCGTGGAAGGGATTTTTCAAGACGCTCCGCTACACGCTCTTTCCCGGCAAAGAGACGACCCCGGCCAGCCAGGCGCCCTCAACCTCCCCAGCTCGCAAGGCCGCCTAAGAATCGACGTTATTCCGCGCTTTTTTACTTCTTATTGGTTTGCTTGCAGGCAAGGGCGGATTGGACGGCCATCTGCCCGCGCTCCTGGACCGAGACGTCCCCCGATTTGGCCTTTTCGGCATAACGCTTGCCCAACTCGCTCGCGTAGCATCGGCAGTAGGCTGCATTGTCGGGATTCCGCTTGAGGCAGGCTTCCAAGGTGTCCTTCTCGATCTGAGAGGCGGGTCTTTCGGCGGGTCTGGCCGCCGGCCTTTCGGCCGCCTTGGGGGCCGCCTTGACCTCGGGCTTGGCCGGCTCTTCGGCCTTCTGGCAGCCGGTAACGGCCAGCATTAGGGGCAGGGCTAACAGTGAGGCAACAACACGGAGACGCTTCATGGGATCCTCCCTTGGTTAGTCATTGGCGATCTCGCAGGATTAGACTCCGAATGTCAATTGTTGATTCCCAGCCATATAAGACCTTAATTTTATTTTAATAATCGACTTATCCACAGGTTTTTAACGCAGCGCATAATTACTTGACAACCTCTGACGCATCGTGTCGACTAGCTTCCATTAGGAGCTTAGCGACAGCTGTGCCGCGGGAAGCGGCATATTTGGCATATGCCAACTTTAATCCCAAATTCCATCGCCCTTGTCCTGCCCGGTGAGGCCATGTGGGGGGCCTTTCAAACGGGGTTCGTCATCCAGATGGGCGCCCGGCTCCGGGAGGCCGGTTTCGGGGACCAGCCCTATGCCTTAACGGTCGGCAGTTCCTCCGGAAGTCTGGTGGCCACCGTCGCGGCGGCCGGGGCCCCCTTTGATCACGACTTCGCGAGGAACGCCTGGATCGACTTCGGGCTGGCCTCCAAGGTCACCCGCAAGAGGCTCAACCCGCATCCGGCGGCCTTACGAGAGGTCTTCGATCGCGGCCTGGTCGACACGAGCCGGGCCTTCGGGAGCGACACACAGGTCGTCCTGACCGCCGCGAACTACGACCCCTTGGGGCTCAGGCACCTGCGCGAGGAGGCGGCCGCGGTCTTGGGGGCGAGCCTCGCCCTCTTCCTGGCCGGCCCCTGCGAAAAGACCTGCGAGCGCCTCGCGGTGAATGCCGCGATCCTGGTCGAAACGGGCGGGCTTCTCTTCGCCCCCCATTACTTCACGAACAAGCCCTCGTTGCCGGAACGGGCCCAAATCGAAAAGGCCGACCGTCGCGAGCACTGGACCGTCGTCGACGGCCCCGCCCATCTGCGGCAGGCGGTCGAGGCCTCGTCCCGGATCCCCTACCTGTATGGAAAACCGATCGAATTGGCGGACGGACTCTTGATCGACGGTGTCTTCGCCGACAACGCCCCGGTCGAGCTGGCCCTCGAATTGGGGGCCCGCACGGTCTTTGTCGTGACGAGCAGCAAGAGGGGCAACGTCTTTCCCAAGCCGGTCCAGAGCCTGTTCCAGCGGGGGCTCCATGCCCTCCTGGGCTCCGCCGACAAGGCGGCACGGAGACTTCCGTCGGGCCCCGCCGTGAAGCGCCTCCGGGAAAGCTTGGGCGAACTCGCCAAGCTCGACGGTCTCGTCCCCGATCCCCGTCCCCTGGACCTCGACTCCTTGAGGAATCGGTACCCCGACCGCGCGATCCATGTGATCCACCCGGACCGCGTGAGCTTCCCGGTGAACCGTTTCTTCGAGTCACGTCCCGAAGTCTTCGGCGGGATCTACGATATGGGCGTCCGCGCCGCGGAACGCGCGCTACAGCAGGGCGTTCTGGATCTGTACCCGGCCCGGACGCGGAGCGACTGGCCTCAGACGGATGCCGCAACCGCGCCAACAGGAACCTGAGACCATTACTTTTTGAATAGGCTCCGGACGAATCCCGGAATCAGCCGGGGCCTTTTGCCGAGTCCGATCAAGGCC containing:
- the hemL gene encoding glutamate-1-semialdehyde 2,1-aminomutase, with the protein product MKRTKSKRLFDEALRRIPGGVDSPVRAFKAVGGEPLFIRSAKGSKLVDADANVFIDYVGSWGPMILGHAHPRVLKAVGEAMRRGTSFGAPCELEVQLAGEVIRAVPSIQKVRFVSSGTEAVMGAVRAARGFTGRKKIIKFDGCYHGHADYLLVKAGSGAQTLGQPDSAGVPSEFTEQTLVARFNDLDSVEVLFKACPGEIAAVILEPVVGNMGVILPRDGFLQNVRELCNREEALLIFDEVMTGFRLAYGGAQEVYGVKPDLTTLGKIIGGGMPVGAYGGRAEVMDMVAPAGPVYQAGTLSGNPMAMAAGLETLKILKAAKPYRTLEKKVGALCNGLREAAKKAGVPVTVAQAGSMFTVFFAEGGIKNADDARRCDAERFAKFFRAMLERRVYLAPSQFEACFVSAAHSEKDFRLTVKAAEEAFEEIVRT
- a CDS encoding ATP synthase subunit I codes for the protein MTIDSRIWQGVLAGLAFGAVNFWLLIRIVRGMVESQKIKPWKTFLSFAVKIALLALTIGLLLKKGYVSPLPFIAGFTVSLVLGVAVIALKTSKNSPENP
- the atpB gene encoding F0F1 ATP synthase subunit A, yielding MEHHFSWLGFLTNEHFAHQYGHTVTAGLIVLFLIFATLLVCRKLRRTEERLIPGPKTTLTNIFEVAVENILGLLEGIVGPDAKKYFPLIGTIFIYIFLCNAVGLIPGVSPPTDNINTNASIALTVFIYYNVMGIKAHGLRAYLKHFMGPILWLGPLVAVIEVIGHAVRPVSLSLRLLGNITGDHLVIGIFSDLVPLLIPVVFMALGLFVSFIQAFVFSLLSTIYIGLATAHEHEAHEAREGHAH
- the atpE gene encoding ATP synthase F0 subunit C gives rise to the protein MKKLISFFGVLFASLFATAAAFAQEHGAAASTDSPKSVLAISAGIAIAIAAFGGALGQSRAAAAALEGIARNPGASGKVQTPMIIALALIESLVIYAFVIAILLQGKI
- a CDS encoding AtpZ/AtpI family protein: MKKSSEPKNGDPFLIAWGIYGAVGFQLAATVVGGLLLGMWLDKKWGLSPWLTLAGMVVGMVGGFYNLIRITTWNESRREKKFGRKGKGA
- the hpnH gene encoding adenosyl-hopene transferase HpnH; this translates as MSVPVSQALRVMSYVLSQKIRGRKRYPLVLMLEPLFRCNLECAGCGKIQFPEEILNKRLTPEQCFRAVEECGAPMVSIPGGEPLIHPEIQEIVEGLVARKRYVYLCTNAIMLERKIHLFKPSKYLTFSIHLDGLKEEHDHAVCREGIFDVAVKAIQDAKARGFRVTTNTTLFDGANPDRVRQFFDLATELGVEGMMVSPGYSYEKAPDQEHFLKRNRAHELFSKIFGNPKKSWKFNQSPLFLRFLQGQENYQCTPWGSPAYNVFGWQKPCYLLGEGYASSFKEMMETTEWDRYGTGRNEKCADCMVHCGYEPSAVDDTFSSWKGFFKTLRYTLFPGKETTPASQAPSTSPARKAA
- a CDS encoding patatin-like phospholipase family protein, producing the protein MPTLIPNSIALVLPGEAMWGAFQTGFVIQMGARLREAGFGDQPYALTVGSSSGSLVATVAAAGAPFDHDFARNAWIDFGLASKVTRKRLNPHPAALREVFDRGLVDTSRAFGSDTQVVLTAANYDPLGLRHLREEAAAVLGASLALFLAGPCEKTCERLAVNAAILVETGGLLFAPHYFTNKPSLPERAQIEKADRREHWTVVDGPAHLRQAVEASSRIPYLYGKPIELADGLLIDGVFADNAPVELALELGARTVFVVTSSKRGNVFPKPVQSLFQRGLHALLGSADKAARRLPSGPAVKRLRESLGELAKLDGLVPDPRPLDLDSLRNRYPDRAIHVIHPDRVSFPVNRFFESRPEVFGGIYDMGVRAAERALQQGVLDLYPARTRSDWPQTDAATAPTGT
- a CDS encoding NADH-quinone oxidoreductase subunit N encodes the protein MATVDWSTLTALATPVLILLGAGLLILLLAPLARKVFSVLILILSALAIVSALLASWGGWLSGAPLSLGLLLFDRMAYAFDFVLLLAALLTIFLSKDYLPEENIRDGEYYALVLFATAGGMIIAHAADLIVLFLGLEIASLSAYVLCGMKRNVVKSYEASLKYFIMGSIASGFLVYGIAMAYGAAGSTSFAKLQQLSIPPAEPVLVMLAVALILVGVGFKIAAVPFHLWSPDVYEGAPTSVTAFMATAIKTAGFAALIRIALSVGHIPQIPWTPILWTLSALTMTVGNLVAIRQHNIKRMLAYSSIAHAGYVLVGVTAALQKNVLAESTIASVLFYLFAYSLMTIGAFAVVIAIGRRGDQAEELTDYAGLSERHPFLAGAMALFLFSLTGMPPTIGFVGKFYLFSGAIEAGLYGLVVVGVLNSAVSAYYYLGPIVKMYFQKQKDYALPPLSYTLLGTIFLCVFVILYLGLFPSNVFLMARESVRQIVF